One region of Oryza sativa Japonica Group chromosome 10, ASM3414082v1 genomic DNA includes:
- the LOC4348440 gene encoding probable polyol transporter 6, with protein sequence MGEEKQNDERKNKYAVGCSIIGSIISVLMGYDTGVMSGAMLFIKEDLKTNDTQVQVLAGILNVCALVGSLTAGRVSDCVGRRLTISLAACIFLVGSVLMGLAPNFATLLAGRCVAGVGVGYALMIAPVYAAEIASADIRGSLTSLPEICISFGILIGYVANYLLAKLPLVYGWRAMLGLGALPSAALALGVLAMPESPRWLVVQGRAEEALSVLRRVCDRPSEADARLAEIKAAAGLADDDGAAANAGSGGKGVWRELFLHPTPPVRRIVIAALGIHFFQHLTGIEAVVLYSPRIFKAAGIASRNSVLAATIGVGVTKTAFILTAILLVDRIGRRPLYLSSLAGIIASLACLGMGLTVIERSPPHHSPAWAVVLAIATVFTFVASFSIGVGPITWAYSSEVYPLRLRAQGASVGVAINRVMNAGVSMTFVSLYKAITIGGAFFLFAGLAVAAATFFYLLCPETQGKPLEEIEEVFSQGWRARRRASAAAVVMPASGGGGGGGAPMA encoded by the exons ATGGGAGAAGAGAAGCAGAATGACGAGAGGAAGAACAAGTACGCCGTCGGGTGCTCCATCATCGGCTCCATCATCTCGGTCCTCATGGGCTATG ACACTGGTGTGATGAGTGGGGCGATGCTGTTCATCAAGGAGGACCTGAAGACGAACGACACGCAGGTGCAGGTCCTCGCCGGGATCCTCAACGTGTGCGCGCTCGTCGGCTCCCTcaccgccggccgcgtctccgactgcgtcggccgccgcctcaccatctccctcgccgcctGCATCTTCCTCGTGGGCTCCGTCCTCATGGGCCTCGCGCCCAACTTCGCCACGCTCCTCGCCGGCCGctgcgtcgccggcgtcggcgtcggctacGCGCTCATGATTGCGCCGGTGTACGCCGCCGAGATCGCCTCCGCCGACATCCGCGGCTCGCTCACCTCGCTCCCGGAGATCTGCATCAGCTTCGGGATACTCATCGGCTACGTGGCCAACTACCTGCTCGCCAAGCTGCCGCTGGTGTACGGGTGGCGCGCCATGCTCGGCCTCGGCGCGCTCCCGAGCGCCGCGCTCGCGCTCGGCGTGCTCGCCATGCCCGAGTCCCCGCGGTGGCTCGTCGTCCAGGGCCGCGCCGAGGAGGCGCTCTCCGTGCTCCGCCGCGTGTGCGACAGGCCCAGCGAGGCCGACGCGCGGCTCGCGGAGATCAAGGCCGCGGCGGggctcgccgacgacgacggcgccgccgccaacgcgggcagcggcggcaaggGCGTGTGGAGGGAGCTGTTCCTGCACCCGACGCCGCCGGTGCGGCGCATCGTCATCGCCGCCCTGGGGATCCACTTCTTCCAGCACCTCACCGGCATCGAGGCCGTGGTGCTCTACAGCCCGCGCATCTTCAAGGCGGCCGGCATCGCCAGCCGCAACTCGGTGCTCGCTGCGACCATCGGCGTGGGCGTCACCAAGACGGCGTTCATCCTCACCGCCATCCTCCTCGTCGACCGCATAGGCCGGCGGCCGCTCTACCTGTCAAGCCTCGCCGGCATCATCGCCTCGCTCGCCTGCCTCGGCATGGGCCTCACCGTCATCgagcggtcgccgccgcaccactcGCCGGCGTGGGCCGTCGTGCTCGCCATCGCCACCGTGTTCACCTTCGTCGCCTCCTTCTCCATCGGCGTCGGGCCGATCACCTGGGCCTACAGCTCGGAGGTGTacccgctccgcctccgcgcgcaGGGCGCCAGCGTCGGCGTCGCCATCAACCGCGTGATGAACGCCGGCGTGTCCATGACGTTCGTGTCGCTCTACAAGGCCATCACCATCGGCGGCGCCTTCTTCCTCTTCGccgggctcgccgtcgccgccgccacgttctTCTACCTCCTGTGCCCGGAGACGCAGGGCAAGCCGctggaggagatcgaggaggtGTTCAGCCAGGggtggcgcgcgcggcgccgggcgtcggcggcggccgtcgtgATGCcggcctccggcggcggcggcggcggcggcgccccgatGGCGTAG